GACATGCCGAGCGGATCGTCGGGTGCGAAATGCGCCGGGCAGTCGAGATCGACCGACAGCGAGATGCGCAGCGGCTGCGGCAGGTGGGTTTCTTCCGAATAGATGCCGGTCAGCACCTGTACTTCGAGATCATGTACTTCAAGGCAAAGCCGGTCGTCCAATGCGCGCGTCCTCAAGATGTGCTATGCGCGCGCCATAGCAGATGCCGCGACCGTGGGAACCGCCGCGCGTATTCAGCTTGCGTTGGCGCACGGCGGCGCTAAAGCGCGCGGCCCCGGTCGCCCTTCTGCCGGGACGTTGCGGACGATGCCTGTGATCGCGATTGTGCCCCTTGCCGAGATCGACACCGCCGCGACCGAGCAGTTGCTCGATCGTGCGTTCGGGCCGGACCGGCACCGCCGCACCGCCTATCTGATCCGCCAGGGCACCAGCGCCATTCCCGCGCTCAGCTTCGCGGCGGTCGCGGACACTGCGCTGGTCGGCACGATCCAATGCTGGCCGGTGCGGCTGGTGCGCGACGGCGGCGGCAACGATCCGCTGGTGATGGTCGGGCCGATCGCGGTCGAGCCGGCGCGGCAGGGCGAAGGCGTCGGCCAGCGGCTCACCCATCACGCGATCCGCGCCGCCGAGGCATCGGGCGCGCCCCCGCTGATGCTGATCGGCGACCCCGAATATTATGGCCGCTTCTTCGGGTTCGATGCGCGCGCGACCGCGCTGTGGCGCGCGCCCGGCCCGGTCGAGCAGCGCCGCCTGCTCGCGCGCGGCGCCGCGCCCGAGGCTGCGGGAATGCTCGCTCCGCGCATACCTGCGCTCGCCTGAATCCAGCACCTGACTTTACGCGACCGCCGGGCTGGCTTACCGCCCGCACCATGCCGATGGACCCCATGCCCGATTTGTCCGCGCTCTCGCTCGCCGAGATCGCGCGGCTTGCCGAAGACCAGAAACTCCCGCCGATCGAGCGGTGGAACCCCACGCACTGCGGCGACAGCGAGATGCGAATCGCCCGCGATGGCACCTGGTATCATCAGGGCTCGCCGATCGGACGCGAGGCGATGGTGCGGCTGTTTTCGACGATCCTGCGGCGCGAGGCCGATGGCGGCTACGTGCTCGTCACCCCCGTCGAGAAGCTCGACATCGCGGTCGAGGATGCGCCGTTCGTCGCGGTCGAGCTGAAGGCGGAAGGGTCGGGCCAGGCGCAGTCGCTCGTCTTCCGGCTCAACACCGGCGATCTCGTCACCGCCGGTCCGGATCATCCGCTGCGATTCGTCGCTGGCGAGGATGGCCCCCGCCCCTATCTCGCCGTGCGCGGCGGGATGGACGCTTTGGTCGCGCGTCCGGTCTATTACGAACTCGCCGCTCTCGCGATCGCGAGCGGCGACGAGCCGCCCGGCCTGTGGAGCAAGGGCGCGTTCTTCGCGCTGGAGCCGACCGAATGATTCTGGTCGAACGGCTGCGCCACGCACTCGCCGCCGGCCATGCCGAGGATACCATCCTGCTGACCGGCGATCATGTCGATGGCGCGCCGCTCCCTACCGGAGCCGATGTCCGCGCGGCGGTGCTGGTGCCCGTCACCGATCGCGCGCAACCCGGCGTCATCCTCACACGCCGTACCGATACGATGAAGCGCCACGCCGGACAGGTCGCCTTTCCCGGCGGCCGGATCGATCCCGACGATGCCGATGCCGTCGCCGCCGCGTTACGCGAGGCAGAGGAAGAGATCGCCTTGCCGCGCGAGCGGGTGATCGTCGTCGGGGAAAGCGATCCCTATCGCACCATCACCGGCTTCAGCGTGACGCCGGTGGTGGCCGTGGTCCCGCCCGATCTCGTGCTGGTGCCGAGCGCCGCCGAAGTCGCCGAAGTGTTCGAGGTGCCGCTCGATTTCCTGCTCGATTCGGGCAATCACCTCGAAGTGTCGGTCGAATGGCAGGGCCGCAACCGGCATTATTACGAGATCCTGTGGGGCGGTCAGCGAATCTGGGGCGCGACCGCGGCGATGATCGTCAACCTCTCGCGGCGGTTGCGATGGGCGGGCTGATCCTGCCCCACGCCGCATGGCGGTCGCGGCCGGGTCTCGACCGATTGTGCGAAGTGCTGGGTCCGGGCGCGTCGCGCTTCGTCGGGGGCGCGGTGCGCGATACGCTGCTCGGGATCGATGTGGCCGACATAGACCTCGCCACCGCGCTGCCGCCCGAGGACGT
This genomic stretch from Sphingomonas panacis harbors:
- a CDS encoding GNAT family N-acetyltransferase, whose amino-acid sequence is MIAIVPLAEIDTAATEQLLDRAFGPDRHRRTAYLIRQGTSAIPALSFAAVADTALVGTIQCWPVRLVRDGGGNDPLVMVGPIAVEPARQGEGVGQRLTHHAIRAAEASGAPPLMLIGDPEYYGRFFGFDARATALWRAPGPVEQRRLLARGAAPEAAGMLAPRIPALA
- a CDS encoding DUF1285 domain-containing protein, coding for MPMDPMPDLSALSLAEIARLAEDQKLPPIERWNPTHCGDSEMRIARDGTWYHQGSPIGREAMVRLFSTILRREADGGYVLVTPVEKLDIAVEDAPFVAVELKAEGSGQAQSLVFRLNTGDLVTAGPDHPLRFVAGEDGPRPYLAVRGGMDALVARPVYYELAALAIASGDEPPGLWSKGAFFALEPTE
- a CDS encoding CoA pyrophosphatase, which produces MILVERLRHALAAGHAEDTILLTGDHVDGAPLPTGADVRAAVLVPVTDRAQPGVILTRRTDTMKRHAGQVAFPGGRIDPDDADAVAAALREAEEEIALPRERVIVVGESDPYRTITGFSVTPVVAVVPPDLVLVPSAAEVAEVFEVPLDFLLDSGNHLEVSVEWQGRNRHYYEILWGGQRIWGATAAMIVNLSRRLRWAG